The Thalassotalea nanhaiensis genome has a window encoding:
- a CDS encoding universal stress protein: MNTILVIADPNFEKSVAIKQADKLSQLYNAKLHVVYFYYEDLRGLGDKGDAFKESLIARMDDKANDQLAELCENNLNTYEIVWQKHIHTWVNHYAENEKPLMVVKTGNRSETMFYTPTDWHLIRECPAPVLIVAEDKWSRTPDILASVDLQTQLPDKQALNHKILETSTKLASKLNVQVHVCYTPLFSPVLRDFGLQFKDEVEAKAKQDLSATILQLSKQYQVPVDNFHIHAGKPELVIPSMAAKYHAGIVVIGTVGRKGISQKLLGNTAENILSFLKTDVLALKP; encoded by the coding sequence ATGAACACCATATTAGTCATTGCAGACCCAAATTTTGAGAAGTCAGTTGCGATTAAACAGGCAGATAAACTGAGCCAACTCTATAACGCTAAACTTCATGTCGTATATTTTTATTATGAAGATTTACGTGGCTTGGGAGATAAAGGCGACGCATTTAAAGAAAGTCTTATTGCTCGCATGGACGATAAAGCCAACGATCAATTGGCTGAATTGTGTGAAAACAACTTAAATACCTACGAAATTGTTTGGCAAAAACACATCCATACCTGGGTGAATCACTATGCGGAAAATGAAAAGCCACTAATGGTTGTTAAAACAGGTAATCGTAGTGAAACCATGTTTTATACACCAACCGACTGGCATTTAATAAGGGAATGCCCGGCGCCAGTATTGATTGTGGCTGAAGATAAATGGAGCAGAACACCAGATATACTTGCGTCTGTAGACTTGCAAACTCAACTTCCTGACAAACAAGCACTGAATCATAAAATACTTGAAACATCGACAAAGCTGGCAAGTAAATTGAATGTGCAGGTGCATGTTTGCTATACCCCGCTATTTTCACCGGTTCTACGCGATTTTGGCCTACAATTTAAAGATGAGGTGGAGGCGAAAGCGAAACAAGACTTAAGTGCCACCATATTGCAATTAAGTAAACAGTATCAAGTACCCGTAGATAATTTTCATATCCATGCAGGTAAACCTGAGCTGGTCATCCCTTCTATGGCGGCAAAATATCACGCCGGTATTGTCGTTATTGGCACAGTAGGCAGAAAAGGCATCAGCCAAAAGTTATTGGGCAATACTGCCGAAAACATTCTGAGCTTTTTGAAAACCGACGTTTTAGCGTTAAAGCCGTAA
- a CDS encoding universal stress protein, translated as MKNSMLVISDHEEQNYTAILQAAELAKAYNCKLHIVNFCFENLRGVTDIEEAQGTIVRNLHELNAHKLVNTLQGVVEYNFETVWEKNIHIWVDNYVKEHKPYMIVKTGHRTEALFYTPTDWHILRECHAPILIAADKKWHKARNVLATVDLETELPHKKQLNEKVLKNASIIAKQINAELHVCYTVPFSPLLRKLGIINKDKLESEHKAELQEKLILLAHSYGIKPDQIHIKAGQVDKVITSVAANCKASIVVVGTLGRVGLEQKLIGNTAESILTLLKTDVLAIPT; from the coding sequence ATGAAAAACAGTATGTTAGTGATCTCAGATCACGAAGAGCAAAATTACACCGCTATTTTACAAGCCGCGGAACTGGCAAAAGCCTACAACTGCAAACTGCATATTGTAAACTTCTGCTTTGAAAACTTGCGTGGTGTGACTGACATAGAAGAAGCTCAAGGTACTATTGTTCGAAATCTGCATGAACTTAATGCTCACAAATTGGTTAATACACTACAAGGTGTCGTGGAGTATAACTTTGAAACGGTTTGGGAAAAAAACATCCATATTTGGGTGGACAACTATGTAAAGGAGCACAAGCCATACATGATTGTAAAAACAGGTCATCGCACTGAAGCCTTGTTTTATACACCTACCGATTGGCACATCCTTAGAGAATGTCATGCTCCAATATTAATTGCCGCAGATAAAAAGTGGCATAAAGCTCGAAATGTATTGGCGACAGTCGATTTAGAAACAGAGTTACCACACAAAAAGCAATTAAATGAAAAGGTGCTTAAAAACGCAAGTATTATTGCCAAGCAAATAAATGCTGAATTACACGTTTGTTATACTGTGCCATTTTCACCGCTGTTAAGAAAACTTGGTATCATTAATAAAGACAAATTAGAGAGTGAGCATAAGGCAGAGTTACAAGAAAAATTGATTCTGTTAGCGCACAGTTATGGAATCAAGCCTGATCAAATTCACATTAAAGCCGGTCAGGTAGATAAAGTTATCACCTCAGTAGCAGCAAACTGTAAAGCCAGTATAGTAGTAGTTGGCACCTTGGGTAGAGTGGGTTTAGAGCAAAAATTAATAGGAAATACTGCTGAAAGTATTTTAACGTTGCTTAAAACTGACGTATTAGCTATTCCAACATAG
- a CDS encoding NAD-dependent epimerase: protein MKYLVTGAAGFIGHFVSERLCEMGHDVVGIDNLNDYYDVNLKLARLNKLEKYSVVNGMLNIAVGSDIVTSSASRNANGNFTFIKIDLADRDGIAALFCNEKFDRVIHLGAQGGVRYSIENPLAYADSNLVGHLTVLEGCRHNNIQHLVYASSSSVYGLNSKVPFATSDSVDHPVSLYAATKKSNELMAHTYSHLYGLPTTGLRFFTVYGPWGRPDMAPILFADAITKGKAINVFNHGDMRRDFTYIDDIVEGIIRIQDIVPKSRADWTVETGSAANSSAPYSIYNIGNGNPVKLLDFIEAMETSLGIKAEKNFMDMQPGDVYQTYAEVEDLFEVTDYKPAVSVSEGVENFVKWYKEFYN, encoded by the coding sequence ATGAAATATTTAGTTACTGGCGCAGCCGGTTTTATCGGCCACTTTGTCAGTGAACGTTTATGTGAAATGGGCCATGATGTGGTCGGTATCGATAATCTAAATGATTACTATGACGTTAATTTAAAATTAGCACGCTTGAACAAGCTTGAAAAATACTCTGTCGTCAATGGCATGTTAAACATCGCCGTTGGCTCAGATATTGTGACTAGTTCAGCGAGTCGAAATGCTAACGGTAATTTTACTTTTATTAAGATTGATTTAGCCGATAGGGACGGCATAGCAGCACTGTTTTGTAATGAAAAGTTTGATCGAGTGATTCATTTAGGCGCCCAAGGTGGTGTTCGTTACTCCATTGAAAATCCACTAGCCTATGCTGATTCTAACTTAGTCGGTCATCTAACTGTATTAGAAGGGTGCAGACACAATAATATTCAGCATCTTGTTTACGCATCATCTAGTTCTGTTTATGGATTAAATTCTAAAGTGCCTTTTGCAACCAGTGACAGTGTCGATCACCCTGTATCATTGTATGCTGCCACTAAAAAGTCTAATGAGCTAATGGCGCACACTTATTCACACCTTTATGGGTTGCCGACAACAGGCCTGCGATTTTTTACGGTATATGGTCCTTGGGGGCGTCCTGATATGGCGCCAATACTCTTTGCCGATGCTATCACCAAAGGTAAAGCCATAAATGTCTTTAACCATGGCGATATGCGCCGCGATTTTACTTATATTGATGACATTGTTGAAGGCATCATTCGAATTCAAGATATTGTGCCAAAATCTCGAGCAGATTGGACTGTTGAAACGGGATCAGCTGCCAATAGCTCAGCACCTTATTCAATTTATAATATTGGCAATGGCAATCCGGTCAAGTTGTTAGACTTTATTGAAGCGATGGAAACATCATTAGGTATTAAAGCTGAAAAGAATTTTATGGATATGCAACCAGGTGATGTTTACCAAACCTATGCAGAAGTAGAAGACTTGTTTGAAGTCACTGATTATAAACCTGCGGTTAGTGTTTCTGAAGGCGTAGAAAACTTCGTTAAGTGGTATAAAGAGTTTTATAACTAG
- the pspC gene encoding envelope stress response membrane protein PspC produces MSKSRGELFRDPTKGKIAGVCAGLAEYFGWEAWLVRILVVSGVLLGMGWFVILYIAGWFILDKKPSRLSPKQVAKNVKEKIHEEEIFNESIKVKAKIWQAGELPKQAVRDISLKFKSLEHELRNMERYVTSPEFTVSREINKL; encoded by the coding sequence ATGAGTAAAAGCAGAGGCGAATTATTTCGTGACCCCACAAAAGGAAAAATTGCCGGTGTATGTGCCGGGTTGGCTGAGTACTTTGGTTGGGAAGCATGGCTAGTAAGAATATTGGTTGTGTCAGGTGTATTACTTGGTATGGGCTGGTTTGTTATATTGTACATAGCAGGTTGGTTTATTTTAGATAAAAAACCGAGTCGACTTTCACCAAAACAAGTTGCCAAAAATGTTAAAGAAAAAATTCATGAAGAAGAAATCTTTAACGAATCTATTAAAGTTAAAGCAAAAATTTGGCAAGCTGGTGAATTACCTAAACAAGCTGTTCGAGACATTAGCCTTAAGTTTAAATCATTAGAACATGAACTACGCAATATGGAACGATACGTAACTTCACCAGAATTTACCGTTTCAAGAGAAATAAATAAATTATAA
- the pspB gene encoding envelope stress response membrane protein PspB encodes MDPGLLMAPIIIFMVIVAPIWLILHYRSKRQISQGLSEDEYRQLSDLSETADQMAERIKTLEAILDAETPDWRKKV; translated from the coding sequence ATGGATCCAGGTCTTTTAATGGCACCAATTATTATATTTATGGTTATTGTTGCACCAATTTGGTTAATTTTACATTACCGTTCAAAGCGACAAATAAGCCAAGGTTTAAGTGAAGATGAATACAGACAATTGTCAGATTTATCTGAAACAGCAGATCAAATGGCTGAAAGAATAAAAACTCTTGAAGCTATTTTAGATGCTGAAACTCCAGACTGGAGAAAGAAAGTATGA
- the pspA gene encoding phage shock protein PspA: MGIFSRFTDIINSNINSILDKAEDPEKMVRLIIQEMEDTLVEVRSSSARTLADKKELTRQITRLESDTQTWQQKAELALSKGRDDLARAALVEKNKCEETAQSMADELNSFDDHIAKLQDEISQLQEKLADAKARQKAIVMRGKTASSRLKVKSKLDSGKVEDALSRFDRYERKIDDLEAQVDSYDLGKKSLADEIADLETDDSIDNELEALKAKMQKPKKAAATKTSKAKK; the protein is encoded by the coding sequence ATGGGTATTTTTTCAAGGTTTACAGATATCATCAATTCAAACATCAACAGCATCTTAGATAAGGCTGAAGATCCAGAAAAAATGGTGCGTTTAATTATTCAAGAAATGGAAGATACTTTAGTAGAAGTACGTTCATCTTCAGCACGAACACTAGCAGATAAAAAAGAATTAACCCGTCAAATAACACGTTTAGAAAGTGATACTCAAACTTGGCAGCAAAAAGCTGAATTAGCGTTAAGTAAAGGACGTGATGATTTAGCAAGGGCTGCATTAGTAGAAAAAAATAAATGTGAAGAGACTGCGCAATCAATGGCTGATGAATTAAATAGCTTTGATGATCACATTGCAAAACTACAAGATGAAATTTCACAACTACAAGAAAAATTAGCAGATGCTAAAGCTCGTCAAAAAGCTATCGTTATGCGCGGTAAAACAGCGAGCTCTCGTTTAAAGGTGAAAAGTAAACTTGATAGTGGCAAAGTAGAGGATGCATTAAGTCGCTTCGATCGCTACGAAAGAAAAATTGACGATTTAGAAGCACAAGTTGATTCGTATGATCTGGGTAAGAAATCTTTAGCAGACGAAATTGCAGATCTAGAAACTGATGATAGTATTGATAATGAGCTTGAGGCCCTAAAGGCTAAAATGCAAAAACCAAAAAAAGCAGCAGCTACAAAAACTAGCAAAGCTAAAAAATAA
- the pspF gene encoding phage shock protein operon transcriptional activator, producing MARFKQQDNLIGQSNSFLEVLEHISQVAPLAKPVLLIGERGTGKELVAARLHYLSKRWDQSYIKLNCAALNENLLDSELFGHEGGAFTGASKRHEGRFERANGGTLFLDELANTSGLIQEKLLRVVEYGEFERVGGSRTVKSDVRLIAATNEDLPMLAEKGEFRADLLDRLAFDVITLPPLRERVEDILILAEHFAITMARELEFELFSGFTEKVKKAMLAYRWPGNIRELKNVVERSVYRHNNPHLPVNQLIIDPFESPFRPNNRIKTADRQASTEDASQDITSIANSDPGIAKASSSLSPLQYPVSLKDMSNEYEITLLKDALASCQFNQKKTAEALKLTYHQLRGYLKKYNLLESSETDES from the coding sequence ATGGCCCGCTTTAAACAACAAGACAATTTGATTGGCCAGTCTAATAGCTTTTTAGAAGTACTGGAACATATCTCACAAGTAGCTCCTCTTGCTAAGCCAGTGTTATTAATTGGTGAGCGAGGGACTGGTAAAGAGCTTGTCGCCGCTCGCTTGCATTACCTATCTAAACGATGGGATCAGAGCTATATAAAACTTAACTGTGCAGCATTAAATGAAAACCTTTTAGACAGTGAACTTTTCGGTCATGAAGGTGGTGCATTTACTGGCGCAAGTAAACGTCATGAAGGTCGCTTCGAACGCGCTAATGGCGGTACATTATTTCTTGATGAACTCGCAAATACTTCAGGTTTAATCCAAGAGAAGCTACTGCGTGTAGTTGAATACGGAGAATTTGAACGTGTAGGTGGTTCTCGCACAGTAAAATCGGATGTACGCTTAATCGCCGCAACCAATGAAGATTTACCAATGCTTGCCGAAAAAGGCGAATTTAGGGCCGACTTACTTGACCGTCTAGCGTTTGACGTAATCACCCTACCGCCTCTTAGAGAGCGCGTTGAAGACATTTTAATTCTTGCAGAGCATTTTGCTATTACTATGGCAAGGGAGCTTGAGTTTGAATTGTTCAGTGGCTTCACTGAAAAGGTTAAAAAAGCGATGCTAGCGTATCGATGGCCAGGCAATATTCGCGAGCTTAAAAATGTTGTGGAGCGCAGCGTCTATAGACATAACAATCCACACCTGCCGGTTAATCAGTTAATAATTGATCCTTTTGAGTCACCTTTTAGACCGAACAATCGCATTAAAACTGCCGACAGACAGGCCTCAACAGAGGATGCGAGTCAAGATATCACCTCAATAGCTAACTCTGATCCTGGTATTGCTAAGGCAAGTAGTTCATTATCACCATTACAGTATCCTGTTTCCTTAAAAGACATGTCTAATGAATACGAGATCACGTTATTAAAAGATGCATTAGCATCATGTCAATTTAACCAAAAGAAAACAGCAGAAGCGTTAAAATTAACCTACCATCAATTAAGAGGTTACTTAAAAAAATACAATCTATTGGAAAGTAGTGAGACTGATGAAAGTTAA
- a CDS encoding ABC transporter substrate-binding protein, producing MKVNYWLAIKKTPLVIVAALFTLIVSSCGKVGSDSILTEGIVYCSEGAPTSFNPQLVTTGTTIDATSKQIYNRLLDFDPGNYGKVPALARSWHVTKNNKLVTFYLRKDVKFHQTDYFTPSRNMNADDVIFSFNRILDKEHAYHQSVDGKFPFFQSVKFSELVKDVEKINEHTIRFRLNHPQSSFLANIAAPFSVILSKEYADHLIEQEKDLTLLDSLPIGTGPFKYKDYRNGSLIRFERHDDYWRRKVDIEKLLFNISPDNTSRLTKLLTHECDVISYPIATQEIASRPDLALEQVTSFNVAFLAFNTKVPPFDNPLVRKAVAHAIDKEAIVSAVYYDQAEVAQSLLPKASWAYSDQVEEIAYSKDLAKKLLSDAGLADGFSIDVWAVPVQRAYNPDARKMAKLIKSDLADIGIEVNIITFEWATFLKKLAKGEHQSVLIGWAADHPDPDNFFSPLLSCASVNTGGNRAMWCNEEFDQLLQKSLLTNNTSTRKNLYLQAQQLLQEQLPIFPIAHAKRGQAKVKEIEGNILTPFGGISFEDVRKKGAD from the coding sequence ATGAAAGTTAACTATTGGTTAGCAATTAAAAAAACTCCACTCGTTATTGTAGCGGCATTATTTACATTAATAGTAAGTAGTTGTGGAAAAGTCGGCAGCGACTCAATTTTGACAGAAGGTATCGTATATTGCTCTGAGGGCGCTCCAACTTCATTTAACCCGCAGTTGGTTACGACAGGCACCACTATTGATGCAACTTCAAAGCAAATTTATAATCGCTTACTAGATTTTGACCCAGGCAACTATGGTAAAGTCCCTGCATTAGCGAGATCATGGCATGTAACCAAAAACAATAAGTTGGTCACCTTTTATTTGCGTAAAGATGTGAAATTTCATCAAACGGATTATTTCACTCCTAGTCGCAACATGAACGCAGACGACGTGATTTTCAGTTTCAATAGGATCCTCGATAAAGAACACGCTTACCATCAATCGGTCGATGGAAAATTTCCCTTTTTTCAAAGTGTAAAGTTTAGCGAGTTAGTCAAAGATGTAGAAAAAATAAACGAGCACACTATTCGATTTCGGTTAAACCATCCGCAAAGTTCTTTCCTTGCCAATATAGCGGCACCGTTTTCAGTCATTTTATCAAAAGAATATGCTGATCATTTGATCGAACAAGAAAAAGATCTCACGTTATTAGATAGCTTACCAATAGGAACTGGTCCGTTTAAATACAAAGACTACCGAAATGGCTCGCTAATAAGGTTTGAACGCCATGACGATTACTGGCGTAGGAAAGTAGATATTGAAAAGCTGTTATTTAACATCAGCCCTGATAATACCAGCCGTTTAACGAAACTTCTCACTCATGAGTGTGATGTAATTTCTTACCCTATCGCTACGCAAGAAATAGCATCTAGGCCAGATCTAGCCTTAGAGCAAGTTACTTCTTTTAACGTTGCATTTCTTGCCTTTAATACAAAAGTGCCTCCGTTTGATAACCCTCTGGTGCGTAAGGCTGTCGCTCATGCGATTGATAAGGAGGCCATCGTTAGTGCCGTGTACTACGATCAAGCAGAGGTAGCCCAATCTCTTTTACCAAAAGCATCCTGGGCTTATTCAGACCAAGTAGAAGAAATTGCCTATTCAAAAGATCTCGCCAAAAAGTTATTAAGCGATGCAGGTTTAGCTGATGGCTTTAGTATTGATGTTTGGGCTGTACCGGTTCAAAGAGCATATAACCCAGATGCGAGAAAAATGGCAAAATTGATCAAATCCGATTTAGCTGATATTGGTATCGAGGTGAATATAATCACTTTTGAATGGGCTACTTTTTTGAAAAAACTTGCCAAAGGTGAGCATCAATCAGTGCTCATAGGCTGGGCTGCAGATCATCCTGATCCAGACAACTTTTTTTCTCCTTTGCTTAGTTGCGCATCAGTTAATACCGGTGGTAATAGAGCAATGTGGTGTAATGAAGAATTCGATCAGCTATTGCAAAAATCATTGCTAACAAACAATACCAGCACACGAAAAAATCTATACCTTCAGGCACAACAACTACTCCAAGAGCAGTTGCCCATTTTCCCTATTGCCCATGCAAAACGTGGCCAAGCTAAAGTTAAAGAAATAGAAGGCAATATTCTCACTCCATTTGGCGGTATTAGTTTCGAAGATGTCCGTAAGAAAGGAGCTGATTAA